TTTTACAAAGAAAATGCCCGGGGTAATTACAAGCTTCGATCGCCACATTCAGGCGCCGTCCAAGCAACATGAACAGGCAACCCAGACTCGTGGCATTCCCCACACCGCGGTCGATAACATAACAAAGATCAAAGTGTTTAAGAGCGTCCGGCTTTTTCGACCCTCGGGAAAACGGACCACGGACAAACAGGTAGCGCCGCAAACTATCGGCGGTCACCTCAGCCAACTGCTCACGAATGTCTTCAGCAAGCAAATCCAGACTATCATGCAACGATGGTCGCAAGGTGATTCCATCATGTAAAAAATCCATCAATAGACCCAACAGATTTTCAAAGTTATCCCAGTCATCCGCGATGCCCGCCATTCCATTGCTTGGAACAAGCCACGCACCTGCCAGACTCTGCCGGCGACCTGGCTCCAACCACTGAGACACCCGCTTTTTCCCCGCAGGGGAAAGCCGAACCCCCAGGGCAGCAAGATCGTGACTGATATCTCCATCATACGTGGCAAACTGCTCACGTACGGCAGGACGCACATCCGGATCATTGTCATCCAGCAGGCGAATCAAATACGGCAAGTCACTCACACTCGGCATGACAAAACCTACATCAATCTCCGGCAGGTAACAAATGACAATTTTCCCATCTTCGCTATCGCATCGCCCTGACAACTCCTCTATGATAGCTCACATGGACGAAGAAACAACGTCACAAGCCAGCTCCTCACCAGTCATGCAGAATATCCTACTGGTCGGATTCATGGGCTGTGGCAAGTCCACAATCGGCCGGGAATTACACCAAGTCCTCGGCTACCCACTGATCGACAGCGACGAGGCCATCGAGCAGCAGGCAGGCAAGAGTATTCCTGACATCTTCGCCCAGGACGGAGAAGCTTCCTTCCGGGATCTGGAAACCCAACTTCTGGAAAACCTGATCCAAAACGAGACCCAGCATACCATTATCTCAACAGGAGGTGGGATCATCACCAACCCCGCAAACATCCCATTGCTCAAGCAGCTTGGGTTTGTCGTCTGGCTGGCATGCAGTCCCGAAGTCATCTTTGAACGCACCTCCCGCAACAGTAATCGCCCCCTGCTCCAATGCGACAACCCGATGGAGCTGATCCATACATTGCTGGACCAACGCAATCCGTTATACCAAGAGGCATCCCACTTGAAAATCAACAGTTCCAACCTTGAAATTGATGAACTCACCTGTGGCATCCTCGAAAGCGCCCGATATCACTTCAGCGCGCCCAATTGCCCCCCACTGCCGCAGAGTTCTGCTTGCACTGCACGGAATCGGCAATAGCTTGGGCTCCCGAATAAGGACAAAGGAAACTATTGCCAAAATAGGCCAGTTGTGCCTAGCATCCCCAACGATTTTCCCATGCCGCTGATCAAAAACAAACCCAGTGTCCAGGTCTCTTTCCAGCTCGTAAAGAAGGAGCTCAAACTTGTCGAATCCCAGATTCTTGACCAAGTCAAGGCATTCGACCCTGCTCTCGAGCCCTACATGGACTACATCTGCAACACCAGCGGCAAACGCATCCGCCCTGCACTTGCCATCCTTGCCGGGGGAGCCACCGGCGGCGTAAACGACGACCATCTTAAAATCGGTGTCATTCTCGAGCTCATTCACATGTCCACCCTGGTCCATGATGACATCATCGATGGGGCGGATACCAGACGCAAAGTTCCGACAGCCAATGCCAAATGGGGCAATGGTATGGCCGTCCTTCTCGGTGATGCCCTGTTTTCACACTCACTGCTGCTGGCCACCGAATTCGACAGCATCGATATCTGCCGCAAAGTAGGCAAGGCCTCGCGGGAAGTCTGCCAGGGAGAAGTCATCCAGACCCAGCGTCGCTTTGACCTCACTTTGACCAAGGATGATTATTTTCATATCATCGAAATGAAAACCGGGGCGCTGTTCGCTGCTGCCACCGGTATTGCAGCTTCACTCTCAGAGGTCTCCGAGGATGTCGAAACCCAACTCTACAACTACGGAATGAAACTCGGCACCGCTTACCAGATCTACGACGATTGCCTGGATCTCGTAGGCACCGAGGAAGAGGTGGGAAAAACCCTGCGTACCGACCTCGAAAAAGGAAAACTCACCCTCCCCTTGCTCAACCTCATCGAGCAAGCAACCCCCGCCCAGCGTGAAAAGCTGAACAAACGCATCATCGAGCAACAGCCCCTCGACCTCCCGGTCCTGATTGGGATCGCGGAATACGAAGGCGCCGTGGAATCGGCCCTCGACACCGCTGCCAACTTACTCCAGGAAGCCAGAGAAGATCTTCAGATCCTGCCTGCAAGTAAGTGGCGC
This genomic stretch from Oceaniferula marina harbors:
- a CDS encoding transglutaminase family protein, with product MPSVSDLPYLIRLLDDNDPDVRPAVREQFATYDGDISHDLAALGVRLSPAGKKRVSQWLEPGRRQSLAGAWLVPSNGMAGIADDWDNFENLLGLLMDFLHDGITLRPSLHDSLDLLAEDIREQLAEVTADSLRRYLFVRGPFSRGSKKPDALKHFDLCYVIDRGVGNATSLGCLFMLLGRRLNVAIEACNYPGHFLCKMHDLGRACLVDCAHNGRRFDIEDLLGGSLNISDKARASIVMPCYLGDVLARYLLEMHYSLGSLGRSEDADLLKQLAASLK
- a CDS encoding shikimate kinase, which produces MDEETTSQASSSPVMQNILLVGFMGCGKSTIGRELHQVLGYPLIDSDEAIEQQAGKSIPDIFAQDGEASFRDLETQLLENLIQNETQHTIISTGGGIITNPANIPLLKQLGFVVWLACSPEVIFERTSRNSNRPLLQCDNPMELIHTLLDQRNPLYQEASHLKINSSNLEIDELTCGILESARYHFSAPNCPPLPQSSACTARNRQ
- a CDS encoding polyprenyl synthetase family protein, which produces MPLIKNKPSVQVSFQLVKKELKLVESQILDQVKAFDPALEPYMDYICNTSGKRIRPALAILAGGATGGVNDDHLKIGVILELIHMSTLVHDDIIDGADTRRKVPTANAKWGNGMAVLLGDALFSHSLLLATEFDSIDICRKVGKASREVCQGEVIQTQRRFDLTLTKDDYFHIIEMKTGALFAAATGIAASLSEVSEDVETQLYNYGMKLGTAYQIYDDCLDLVGTEEEVGKTLRTDLEKGKLTLPLLNLIEQATPAQREKLNKRIIEQQPLDLPVLIGIAEYEGAVESALDTAANLLQEAREDLQILPASKWRSSLEEITSYLDGLLDKCRK